The following are encoded in a window of Arvicanthis niloticus isolate mArvNil1 chromosome 1, mArvNil1.pat.X, whole genome shotgun sequence genomic DNA:
- the Fas gene encoding tumor necrosis factor receptor superfamily member 6 isoform X1 — MDGNHKFVTNKSFGQTLCKHPEMNIWIDNSVLAGSQLSVHTQGTDSISEGLELRRIIRETDTNCSEGLYRGGPFCCQPCQPGERKVKDCTKSGDAPTCVPCTEGEEYMDKKHYSDKCRRCIFCDGGHGLEVETNCTRTQNTKCKCKPNFYCDSPVCEHCDPCVSCEHGILEPCTETSNTKCREQSSSYQNLWWLLIIPVLAILGFLYRKYWKRHHDDPESGIPSPESMPMNVSDVSLNKYIPRIAEQMTIRQVRKFARENKIPESKIDEIKHDSIQDTAEQKIQLLQCWYQSHGRNGAYRALIKGLKKANCLAVAEKIQAMVWEDLENSTSDIRNENEGQSLE; from the exons ATGGACGGCAATCACAAGTTTGTAACGAATAAG AGTTTTGGTCAGACGTTGTGCAAGCATCCTGAGATGAATATTTGGATTGATAATTCT GTGCTTGCTGGCTCACAGTTAAGTGTTCATACTCAAGGTACTGATAGCATCTCCGAGGGTTTGGAGTTGAGGAGGATCATTCGTGAAACTGACACCAACTGCTCAGAAGGCTTATATCGAGGGGGCCCATTTTGCTGTCAACCATGCCAACCTG GTGAACGAAAAGTTAAGGACTGCACAAAAAGTGGGGATGCACCAACCTGCGTTCCCTGCACAGAAGGGGAGGAGTACATGGACAAGAAACACTATTCGGATAAGTGCAGAAGATGCATATTCTGTGATGGAGGGCATG GTTTAGAAGTGGAAACAAACTGCACCCGGACCCAGAATACCAAGTGCAAGTGCAAACCAAACTTCTACTGCGATTCTCCTGTCTGTGAACACTGTGATCCATGCGTCTC GTGTGAACATGGAATCCTTGAGCCGTGCACAGAAACCAGCAACACCAAATGCAGGGAACAAA GTTCCAGCTATCAGAACCTATGGTGGTTGTTGATCATCCCTGTTTTGGCAATACTTG GGTTTTTATATCGAAAGTACTGGAAAAGGCATCATGACGATCCTGAATCTGGAATCCCAAGTCCT gAAAGCATGCCAATGAATGTCTCAG atgTTAGCTTGAATAAATACATCCCGAGAATTGCTGAACAAATGACAATCCGTCAAGTTAGAAAATTTGCTCGGGAGAATAAGATCCCAGAAAGCAAGATAGATGAGAtcaagcatgacagcatccaagACACAGCTGAGCAGAAAATCCAGCTGCTCCAGTGCTGGTACCAGTCCCACGGGAGGAATGGTGCATATAGAGCTTTAATCAAGGGACTCAAAAAAGCCAACTGTCTCGCCGTTGCAGAGAAAATTCAGGCCATGGTATGGGAGGACCTTGAAAACTCAACCTCAgacatcagaaatgaaaatgaaggacaAAGTCTGGAGTGA
- the Fas gene encoding tumor necrosis factor receptor superfamily member 6 isoform X2 — protein MLWISAVLPLSFGQTLCKHPEMNIWIDNSVLAGSQLSVHTQGTDSISEGLELRRIIRETDTNCSEGLYRGGPFCCQPCQPGERKVKDCTKSGDAPTCVPCTEGEEYMDKKHYSDKCRRCIFCDGGHGLEVETNCTRTQNTKCKCKPNFYCDSPVCEHCDPCVSCEHGILEPCTETSNTKCREQSSSYQNLWWLLIIPVLAILGFLYRKYWKRHHDDPESGIPSPESMPMNVSDVSLNKYIPRIAEQMTIRQVRKFARENKIPESKIDEIKHDSIQDTAEQKIQLLQCWYQSHGRNGAYRALIKGLKKANCLAVAEKIQAMVWEDLENSTSDIRNENEGQSLE, from the exons AGTTTTGGTCAGACGTTGTGCAAGCATCCTGAGATGAATATTTGGATTGATAATTCT GTGCTTGCTGGCTCACAGTTAAGTGTTCATACTCAAGGTACTGATAGCATCTCCGAGGGTTTGGAGTTGAGGAGGATCATTCGTGAAACTGACACCAACTGCTCAGAAGGCTTATATCGAGGGGGCCCATTTTGCTGTCAACCATGCCAACCTG GTGAACGAAAAGTTAAGGACTGCACAAAAAGTGGGGATGCACCAACCTGCGTTCCCTGCACAGAAGGGGAGGAGTACATGGACAAGAAACACTATTCGGATAAGTGCAGAAGATGCATATTCTGTGATGGAGGGCATG GTTTAGAAGTGGAAACAAACTGCACCCGGACCCAGAATACCAAGTGCAAGTGCAAACCAAACTTCTACTGCGATTCTCCTGTCTGTGAACACTGTGATCCATGCGTCTC GTGTGAACATGGAATCCTTGAGCCGTGCACAGAAACCAGCAACACCAAATGCAGGGAACAAA GTTCCAGCTATCAGAACCTATGGTGGTTGTTGATCATCCCTGTTTTGGCAATACTTG GGTTTTTATATCGAAAGTACTGGAAAAGGCATCATGACGATCCTGAATCTGGAATCCCAAGTCCT gAAAGCATGCCAATGAATGTCTCAG atgTTAGCTTGAATAAATACATCCCGAGAATTGCTGAACAAATGACAATCCGTCAAGTTAGAAAATTTGCTCGGGAGAATAAGATCCCAGAAAGCAAGATAGATGAGAtcaagcatgacagcatccaagACACAGCTGAGCAGAAAATCCAGCTGCTCCAGTGCTGGTACCAGTCCCACGGGAGGAATGGTGCATATAGAGCTTTAATCAAGGGACTCAAAAAAGCCAACTGTCTCGCCGTTGCAGAGAAAATTCAGGCCATGGTATGGGAGGACCTTGAAAACTCAACCTCAgacatcagaaatgaaaatgaaggacaAAGTCTGGAGTGA
- the Fas gene encoding tumor necrosis factor receptor superfamily member 6 isoform X3, translating into MLWISAVLPLVLAGSQLSVHTQGTDSISEGLELRRIIRETDTNCSEGLYRGGPFCCQPCQPGERKVKDCTKSGDAPTCVPCTEGEEYMDKKHYSDKCRRCIFCDGGHGLEVETNCTRTQNTKCKCKPNFYCDSPVCEHCDPCVSCEHGILEPCTETSNTKCREQSSSYQNLWWLLIIPVLAILGFLYRKYWKRHHDDPESGIPSPESMPMNVSDVSLNKYIPRIAEQMTIRQVRKFARENKIPESKIDEIKHDSIQDTAEQKIQLLQCWYQSHGRNGAYRALIKGLKKANCLAVAEKIQAMVWEDLENSTSDIRNENEGQSLE; encoded by the exons GTGCTTGCTGGCTCACAGTTAAGTGTTCATACTCAAGGTACTGATAGCATCTCCGAGGGTTTGGAGTTGAGGAGGATCATTCGTGAAACTGACACCAACTGCTCAGAAGGCTTATATCGAGGGGGCCCATTTTGCTGTCAACCATGCCAACCTG GTGAACGAAAAGTTAAGGACTGCACAAAAAGTGGGGATGCACCAACCTGCGTTCCCTGCACAGAAGGGGAGGAGTACATGGACAAGAAACACTATTCGGATAAGTGCAGAAGATGCATATTCTGTGATGGAGGGCATG GTTTAGAAGTGGAAACAAACTGCACCCGGACCCAGAATACCAAGTGCAAGTGCAAACCAAACTTCTACTGCGATTCTCCTGTCTGTGAACACTGTGATCCATGCGTCTC GTGTGAACATGGAATCCTTGAGCCGTGCACAGAAACCAGCAACACCAAATGCAGGGAACAAA GTTCCAGCTATCAGAACCTATGGTGGTTGTTGATCATCCCTGTTTTGGCAATACTTG GGTTTTTATATCGAAAGTACTGGAAAAGGCATCATGACGATCCTGAATCTGGAATCCCAAGTCCT gAAAGCATGCCAATGAATGTCTCAG atgTTAGCTTGAATAAATACATCCCGAGAATTGCTGAACAAATGACAATCCGTCAAGTTAGAAAATTTGCTCGGGAGAATAAGATCCCAGAAAGCAAGATAGATGAGAtcaagcatgacagcatccaagACACAGCTGAGCAGAAAATCCAGCTGCTCCAGTGCTGGTACCAGTCCCACGGGAGGAATGGTGCATATAGAGCTTTAATCAAGGGACTCAAAAAAGCCAACTGTCTCGCCGTTGCAGAGAAAATTCAGGCCATGGTATGGGAGGACCTTGAAAACTCAACCTCAgacatcagaaatgaaaatgaaggacaAAGTCTGGAGTGA